A window from Dermacentor albipictus isolate Rhodes 1998 colony chromosome 10, USDA_Dalb.pri_finalv2, whole genome shotgun sequence encodes these proteins:
- the LOC135920313 gene encoding U3 small nucleolar RNA-associated protein 25 homolog, with protein MGRPPRGRKRRAADTPKLSKKDRQHWVNFGEEHPANERPSVSDRAAVVVPSEAAADSDDEESAQSAADSGSESDDAVGQLLGTFDNRRAASGDESPDVDEPYSESEDRPLDEKDDDASEHSAAEDEEQEQELPAHNDPFSVHFEWNIEGDKFPLENAERTRHELRWPTLGQLRVMGAKENLRDVALTRASSKDSLWLKSSLAIPEMLTPLQLELLSVLTSYRDLLLTERTLTNGEEVRAAYCLHALNHVLKSRSRVLHHNARLRRGASGELRDQGLTRPRVLFLLPFRESALRTVKLLAQLLPAKEVAHMSRFLKEFGCEEEKKRWLERPEDYEQTFVGNTDDAFRLGLAVSGKSLRLYRDFYASDILLASPLGLRTVVGAEGEKDRDFDFLSSIELVVVDQAEVLLMQNWEHVVHLLEHVNRPAVEPHGADFSRVRLWWLHGWARRFRQTVVLSAVAQAPISALLSRHAQNYAGLVTSANTLEPGSITEVTVSLAQVFQRFEAASAADVPEARFRFFTEKVLPPLLREGSQGCMVYVRSYFDFVRLRNHLRSLDASFCQICEYTSDAKVSRARGVFFTGRRRLMLYTERFHFYRRYRIKGVQRLIFYELPTLPQFYPELCRMVATGNNGCTSLFCRQDALPLAAVVGSSRAARMLHTDRDVHVLVSAGQ; from the exons ATGGGGCGGCCGCCACGGGGCCGTAAGCGACGGGCAGCGGACACTCCGAAGCTGTCCAAGAAAGACAGGCAGCACTGGGTCAACTTTGGCGAAGAGCACCCGGCCAACGAACGGCCGTCAGTAAGCGATCGCGCCGCTGTAGTCGTGCCTTCTGAGGCCGCAGCCGATTCCGACGATGAAGAAAGCGCTCAGTCGGCGGCGGACTCCGGCAGCGAGAGCGACGATGCTGTGGGCCAACTGCTGGGCACATTCGATAACCGCCGAGCTGCCAGTGGCGATGAATCGCCGGACGTCGACGAACCGTACAGCGAGAGTGAGGATCGGCCGCTGGACGAGAAAGATGACGACGCGAGCGAACACAGTGCTGCTGAAGACGAGGAGCAGGAACAG GAACTTCCAGCACATAATGATCCTTTCTCTGTGCACTTTGAGTGGAACATTGAAGGGGACAAGTTTCCCCTCGAAAATGCTGAACGAACTCGCCACGAGCTACGCTGGCCAACACTGGGCCAACTTCGAGTCATGGGAGCCAAG GAGAACCTCCGAGATGTTGCCCTGACACGAGCCTCGAGCAAGGACAGCCTGTGGCTTAAGAGTTCCCTGGCTATACCTGAAATGCTGACGCCACTTCAATTGGAACTGCTATCTGTGCTGACCTCCTACAGGGACCTACTCTTGACAGAGCGCACGCTGACAAATGGTGAAGAAGTGCGTGCCGCTTACTGCCTACATGCCCTCAACCACGTGCTCAAG AGCCGGTCTCGCGTTCTGCACCACAATGCACGACTGCGTCGAGGTGCCAGCGGGGAGCTGCGAGACCAAGGATTGACACGGCCACGAGTGCTTTTTCTGCTGCCTTTCCGGGAGTCAGCTCTGCGCACGGTCAAGCTGCTTGCCCAGTTGCTGCCTGCAAAAGAAGTGGCCCACATGTCCCG GTTCCTGAAGGAGTTTGGTTGTGAGGAGGAAAAGAAGCGTTGGCTGGAACGCCCTGAGGACTACGAACAGACTTTTGTGGGCAACACTGATGATGCATTCCGGCTGGGCTTGGCTGTATCGGGCAAGAGCCTGCGGTTGTACCGAGACTTCTATGCCTCTGACATCCTGCTGGCCTCGCCCTTGGGCTTGAGGACTGTGGTGGGTGCTGAGGGAGAGAAGGACCGCGACTTTGACTTCCTCTCTTCCATCGAGCTGGTTGTTGTGGACCAGGCTGAAGTGCTACTCATGCAG AACTGGGAACACGTGGTGCACCTTTTGGAGCACGTGAACCGGCCAGCTGTGGAACCGCACGGGGCAGACTTCTCCCGCGTGCGCCTTTGGTGGCTGCATGGCTGGGCTCGCCGCTTTCGCCAGACAGTGGTGCTGAGTGCCGTAGCCCAGGCACCCATCTCAGCTCTGTTGAGCAGGCATGCCCAGAACTATGCAGGCTTGGTGACCTCTGCTAACACCCTGGAACCAGGCTCCATTACAG AGGTGACGGTTTCCCTCGCCCAAGTGTTTCAGCGCTTTGAGGCTGCTTCGGCTGCTGACGTGCCTGAGGCACGCTTCCGCTTTTTCACCGAGAAGGTGCTGCCACCGCTGCTGCGAGAGGGCTCCCAGGGTTGCATGGTGTACGTGCGCTCATACTTTGACTTTGTGCGGCTGCGCAACCACCTGCGCTCACTCGACGCCAGCTTCTGCCAGATCTGTGAGTACACATCTGATGCCAAGGTGTCTAGAGCACGAGGAGTATTCTTCACTGGCCGACGGCGGCTTATGCTGTACACCGAGCGATTCCACTTCTATCGACGTTACCGGATCAAAGGTGTGCAGCGCCTCATCTTCTACGAGCTACCAACGCTGCCACAATTCTATCCCGAGCTCTGTCGTATGGTGGCCACGGGAAACAATGGCTGCACCAGCCTCTTCTGTCGCCAGGATGCGCTGCCCCTGGCAGCTGTTGTGGGAAGCTCACGTGCTGCACGCATGCTGCACACTGACCGCGACGTACATGTGCTCGTGTCAGCGGGCCAGTAA